Below is a genomic region from Oculatellaceae cyanobacterium.
ACCATAATCGAGGTAGGTGTTGCCAAACCCAGCGCACAGGGACAAGCAATGATTAGTACACCTACTGTGGTAATTAATGCCATCGTGACATTGCCCATAATGTTGTACCAGATCAGGAAAGTGGCGATCGCGATCGCAATAACTACAGGTACAAACCACCTAGTTACTTGATCTGCCAATTGTTGAATCGGTGCTTTAGAACCTTGTGCTTGCTGCACCAGAAGTACAATTTGAGCGAGAAATGTATCCTTGCCAACTCGCGTAGCATGGAATTTGAAGCTACCAGTTTTGTTAATTGTCGCTCCAATTACTTCATCGCCAGCTTGCTTTTTCACTGGGGAACTCTCACCTGTAACCATTGCTTCATCAATGGTTGAAGAACCTTCGATGATCTCGCCATCGGTGGGAATTTTTTCACCTGGGCGCACTAAAATCACATCTCCTTTCATTACTTCAGAGATGGGAATATCAACCTCTTTACCATTGCGAAATACCCTAGCCGTTTTAGCTTGCAACCCCATAAGTTGGCGAATAGCTTCTGATGTTTGTCCCTTAGCGCGATTCTCCAGCAGTCGCCCTAGCAAAATCAACGTCACAACAACTGCCGCCACTTCGTAATACACATCTGTGGGCAATTTTTGATCTGTAAAAAACTTAGGATAGATTGTTGGAAATAACGAATAAAGGTAAGCTGCACCTGTGCCAACTGCTACCAATGTATCCATTGTTGCTGCATGGTTACGAAGTGCTTTCTTAGCATTGATAAAGAAGGATGCACCACACCAAAATAGTACTGGCGTTGTCAGCACTAACTGTAACCAAGGATTGTGCAACCATATTGGAATAAAAGGAATCGGCAAACCTGTCATCATTGGTAACGAACCAATGACTAGAATGGCGCTAATAATTCCACTTACCCAAACTTTTGTGACTAATTCCCGCTTTTCTGCTTGGCGGGTTTGGCGTTCTGCATCATCGTCGGCGGCGAATACATCATCTTGCATCGGTTGAGCCGAGTATCCCACTGCATCCACTGCATCACAAATTGTCTTTATATCAGTTTTTTTTGAGTCGTAGATAACAGCTGCTTGCTCTGCCCCGAAATTAACGCTACATTCACTTACACCTGCAACAGAGCGAATTGCATCTTCAATTGTATTGGCACATGAGGCACAACTCATGCCCCGCAGTTTCAAATTAGTGTTTTCCATTCAATACCTCCTCTATGAAACCTAGACTTCCATTGCTCTTGTTCAGCTAAAAGCTAATTGCGGGCGTGCTAATCGCTATGCGCGTTAACGAACCACCGTATAACCTGCGGAGACTATTGCCTCAGTAATGGC
It encodes:
- a CDS encoding heavy metal translocating P-type ATPase — translated: MENTNLKLRGMSCASCANTIEDAIRSVAGVSECSVNFGAEQAAVIYDSKKTDIKTICDAVDAVGYSAQPMQDDVFAADDDAERQTRQAEKRELVTKVWVSGIISAILVIGSLPMMTGLPIPFIPIWLHNPWLQLVLTTPVLFWCGASFFINAKKALRNHAATMDTLVAVGTGAAYLYSLFPTIYPKFFTDQKLPTDVYYEVAAVVVTLILLGRLLENRAKGQTSEAIRQLMGLQAKTARVFRNGKEVDIPISEVMKGDVILVRPGEKIPTDGEIIEGSSTIDEAMVTGESSPVKKQAGDEVIGATINKTGSFKFHATRVGKDTFLAQIVLLVQQAQGSKAPIQQLADQVTRWFVPVVIAIAIATFLIWYNIMGNVTMALITTVGVLIIACPCALGLATPTSIMVGTGKGAENGILIKGADSLELAHKLNTVVLDKTGTITQGKPTVTDFVTVNGTANSNELKLLRQAASVERNSEHPLAEAVVQYAKFQGIELTDSQEFEAVAGSGVQGYVSNQQVQIGTHRWMNELGIDTSVLQKDWERLEYLGKTVIAIAVNGKVEAIIGISDAVKPSSVNAIRTLHKMGLEVVMLTGDNRRTAKVIAREVGIKRVFAEVRPDQKAETVEKLQSEGKIVAMVGDGINDAPALAQADVGMAIGTGTDVAIAASDITLISGDLQGIVTAIQLSRATIRNIRQNLFFAFIYNIAGIPIAAGILFPFFGWLLNPIIAGAAMAFSSVSVVTNALRLRSFQPKTLG